The following nucleotide sequence is from Cricetulus griseus strain 17A/GY chromosome 9, alternate assembly CriGri-PICRH-1.0, whole genome shotgun sequence.
agtttgaggccagcctgatctacagagagtttcagaacagccagggatacatagagaaacctggtgtggaaaagcagagaaacacaataaagaacgagaaaagaaaaaaaaaatgcctccgtAATTTTGGACTGGAGGCAAGCTGGTAAggcattttctctctgtgtctctgcctcccctgaaGACGGGGTTTCCTGTGGAACCCTGGCTGTgttaaaactcactttgtagaccctgctagcctcaaactcagagatccacctgtctgtgcctctcaagtctggtattaaaggtatccAGCACCACTCCCTGGCCGGGCATTGTATTAATTTTGACCATTGTGGGATGCCAAAGCCCCCTGCAGCTGATGCCATCTAATGGCTGGTGGTCTTCTGTTATATCATCTAGTAGGTTGAGGAAGCCATGGAAAACAAACCAGTCGTAGCCCTTTCCCAatggcctctgcgtcagctcctgcctcaaggctcctgtcctgcttgagttcctgtcctgactttcatGATGAACGATgctatggaagtataagccaaatctaccctttcctcctcaatttgcttttggtcaaggtatTTATGATAATCACACtaatctttttattcatttatgtatttacattttctttttccagactgggtttctttgCATTACAACTATccgggaactcactttgtagaccgggctggcctagaactcacatagatccatcaGACTCtgcatcctgagtcctgggattaaaaatgtgcaccacTTTGACTGGCTGAGTaatagaaatcttttttttttttttttttttacagagacagggtttctctgtggctttcaaggctgtcctggaactcactcttgtagaccaggctggtctcgaaactcacagagatccacctgcctctgcctcccgattgctggggtTAAATATAGTAATCTTTGCTAAAACACatggtgtacatatgtgtgttcacatggcaGCCAGAGATAGACAATCAAGTGTCTCTAGGGGCTTTCccatataaatgtatgtgtatgcacatgtatgtctgtgtgtgcttgtgtgtgcatgaatataaACATACAGATTTTACATTCAGATTTCTGTTTTGTAAAAAGATATAATTTACTTTTCTCTGTATGGAGATTTTGCCTGCAGGAAAGTCTTACACACGGGTGTGCAGGGCCTGTGGACCCCAGAGGAAGGGGTTGGATCCTGGGGAACTGGATTTACAGGGGGtcgttagctgccatgtgggggttCAGTCCTCCTAACAGCTGATCTCCATGtaattttttgacacagggtcttttcCTGACGCTGGAGCTTGCCAATGTGTCTAGACTGGCTTGCCGGGGAGCCCCAGGGGTGGACTCCCTAGGGCTGGAATTACAAGGTGAACCACTGTACCTGGCTGTCCTCATGGAGACTGAAACTCTGGGGGTCAAGCTCACAGAGCAAGTATTTTCCTAACTGGGGCAGCCTCAGCCCACCTTGATTTTACCTTTAGACACATGGAGCTCACACTGAAGGACTGAAGGAAGCAAACTTTCCTCCTGAGAGGAGAGGAGCATATATAAGTACTCATGATTTCTTCTGTAAAAACAGTTTTTCATTCCTATTTACCTATCTGCTCATCGAAACATTCAAAGCCAACATGGATTCATACATTATTTCACAGTTGGGTCATAATTCAATACGATGATAATTAGTTTGTTATTGAAATTGTTTGATATTTTACCACCAAAAGCTTGTTTAGACTTTCCTGTGCCAGTATCCACAGAAAATATtcaggggagtgtgtgtgtgtgtgtgtgtgtgtgtgagagagagagagagagagagagagagagagagagagagagagagagagagagacagacagacagaaagacagacagaaagacagagatagtGTGTCTGAGGACAATTATCAGGAGACAGTTCtgttgtgggttctgggattttagctcaggtcatcaggcttcccTGTGAGAAACTTTaattactgagctatctccacagCCTTCCACCCTAATATCTGAGGCAAGTTCTTGTGTTGAACCTGGAGCTTTGGGGGATTAGTGGTGGATGCCACCACACTCACCTCTATGCAGGGgtcctgggatctgaactcaggtccttgggttTGCATACTGAGtacttcacccactgaaccatctccttagcCATGACCATTTGTGTGTGGTGCTAAGGATTAAGTTCAGGGCCGTCCACATGCTAAAATATACTGCTGTGAGGTATTAGTGAACTAGTACAAAATCCCAGAGCAGGAACGACATTGTGCTTACAGTTTGAAGggattcagtccatcatggcggggTGCAGGAACTTGTCTTGGTTGATCACATCGAgaatcaggaagtagagagacatGAAGGCCCAGGCTGCTTTCTCCTTTCCACTCCATACAGACCCTGGTCCACACTGCCCAGATAAAGTGAGGAAAGCCTGCATCAATTAACCTGGCCTAAAACCCCACACTGACAGagctttgtttccatggtgacacaAATGTCTATCTGAGGGAAGTAGGTTGATTTGAACTTGAGACTGTCCATACACACAGCACTGCCCGGGTAAAGGGAGAGTTCATGGTACAGGGACGAATCCCTCCACATGGACTCTACTCTTTGAACTGTTAGAGAGCTGCTTCCTggtagaggagagaaagacaagagCAGGACAACAGGAACGAGCTACCGTGCCAGTGAGGGGGGAATGGCAGCAGGATGCAGTTGAGGGGACAAAAACACCACCAGCCCCCGAGGATACCCACATGACCTAACATGCTGAGACCACCCTGGGTGCCAGTCACTCAAAGCCTCAGATGGTGTCCCCTGTCCTGAGAGGTCTAATCCAGGGACACAGTATGGCCCCCAGATTCCCACGCTTCTGCTCTAGTCAGGCAAAAGCAGTGTTGTGGGCTGTTGGCTGCCTACAGTGACAGAAACCCTCCTTGACCCCTGGGTTTCCACCTCAAAGCTGAAGAGGTCATGCTTGCAGCCAGAAGCAGTGAGGAGGAGtgtgaccaggaagcagaggtgacAGTTGGGGCAGGACTAGGGCACTTGGCTCAGCATGTGGCTGCTTAGAAAGGTCAGTCCTTACGTTTTCTGGCAAAGCTACAACCACTTCTGTCCAGAAACTGATGACATTAGGATGTGTCCAGGCTTTTGTTCTTCAGAGTGGGAGGGGCTCCTATGCTCACTCCCCCATGCAAGAGGGACAGGAATCCACAGGCGCCAGACTCTTGCCAAAGGCATTTGGAACTCCTGGGAGGCAGGGTTGGGGTTgggagggatggggtgggtgggactGGCTCAGGGAGACAGCAGCTTATAAGGCAGCAGGATCTGCTCTGAGAAGAGCATTCAGCACTCTCCACCATGAAGGGGACCCTGCTTCTGCTGGCCTTGCTGGTGACTGGGGAGCTGGGCTTCCAGACAAGTGAGAATGGGgacagggacagatggcttctcTGATCCTAGCTCACCCCATCTCACCTCCTTATGGATCTGCAGGCAGTGCAGGAGACAGATCTAAGGGGTCCCTGGAGGTCACTAGTCAGGAGTCCTCCTGAAGACCCTTGAGGCTGACTACTCTGGATGGAGatagttggggtgggggatggggagcagGAGGTGTGGTGCGGATGCCCTGTCCTTAGCTGCATGCACAGTTGAAGCTGGGTCATGTGTGGGCTTCTGTGGAGGTCAGATATGCAGGCTGGTACACTCATTTATCCCCTTCTGCTGAGAGTGCGTGTCTATGGAAACTGTGTGCTGTGTCTGGGAGGCAGCAGCCTCGGGAGGGCAGGACTGTGTGGAGGGTCACTTAGACATTTGTAGATGTTGCTGGAAAATGTGAATGTCTGCTTCTCCCACCTGGTGGCCGTTactgatgtttttctttgtatgttttcagcGAAAGCTTGTGGTCCTTACTTTGAACTCTATACTACAATGGTCACTGGCGACAAGGGAGTAAATAATGCCCTCATTAGCAAGTTTGACCCAACTGCCCAGGAGAGGGTGGCTTATGACAAACTCCAGGAATGTTACAATGAGTTGGGATTGAAAGGCAAAGCCCTGGATGGAGCAGTTCTGGTAattcctccctgcccccaaccctATGCATACATGGTGCAATTCTATGTACAAGCGATTCATATAATCAAAAATATATTTGGGGGATGAACAACAGAGCACTTAAGCCCGTGTCCACCCTAGCACATGTCAATGCAGCATGCCTGGTACACAGCCAGCCTGGTGTAAGCAAGCTCCTGCAAATCACCCCCATGCTATGGGTAAACTCGGGTTGTCCCCACACTAGGGCAGGCAGGGACACAGGAGGTCCTTGCTCTGACTGATGCACAGGTGGGGCTCCCTCATCTTAGTCTAAAGTCTCTGAATTCTGTCTACTGGCCAGTGTCACCTTCTCCCTTGACTCTACTCCCCTGTCTCAGATGGAGCCctccttccactggcatcctcagaGCTAGGCCAGAACCTCCCTGCATGGCTTAgatgccacccccacccccacggAGTGCCTGCAGCCGCTCACCACAGCTGCTCCTTGATTCCCTTTTGTCTGCTCTTGAAGCAAAGCTCTTGTATAGGGAGCTTTGTGTGTTTTGAACAGTGCATTCCTCAGGATGTTTGTGCTTTGAGTACCACATCCTGCAAACCACAGCACTCtccaaaaacattttcttctaaCACAGTCACACATGGGATGTATTGTTAACATGGTCACCACAGATGTCCTCTGGTACGGGAGACACCATCAAAACTAACACTCAGCCATCTGTGTACTCTCCAGACTAGCTCCCATCATGCCTTTCAGCACCTTCTCCCTTCATCCCTGCCTGGCTAGGGTGGCTTTTCAGACTTCCTCCTGACAGCTGTGGATGAGCTCAGCTCCCTTGGGCAGAGTGTGTTATGGAGACATGAATCACTGCAGGGAGTTTTCTTCCCTGTGGACAAGGAGCAGTCTCATCGTCGGGGACTGAGGAGCCTTGCAGAGGTTGTGCACCTCGCCTGTGACCACCTCAGACCCTCTCTGTCCTTTTGTTTTCCAGCATGAAGTCACTGTCCAGTCACCATGCAAGGAATACTATGCCGAAGACACCGTACACAAATTTGTGGAATTCATTTCCAATTTTGCAAGCCTTGTACAATGATGGCTGATGCGAGCGCCATCTTGCTGCcctgtcctctctccctcctgaaGTTGGAATCCAGACACCTGTCCCCTCCTTGTTCTGTCTGCTAAGCTTATTCTAATAAACACCTGCAGCTCTGCTCTGGTCTCCATGTCTGTGGCTGTGAAGGTGCCATGTGACATCTACAGAGGCTCTGGAAGACAATGAGAGAAGTGACATGTGTGGGCACTCAGAGCAGGGTGACTGGCACTGACTGGCCAGGGAAAGGCAGTACATCTTTTTTgtggctatgtagaccagcctggcctgcaagtaacagaggtccacctgtctatgcctcccgagtgctggatttaaaggcattATCATCACCAGGCCAGGCTGACTGCAGCTATGTGAGACGCTAAGACAGGAGCTACCTCAGGGTAATTGGCATGTGAGTCACTGCAGCCGTCACCAGGCAGGCGGGACAGAAATGAGGTGCCCAGCTCTCACCTCACATGTTACAGGGCAGCTGGTTCCTTAGACATCCGTCCATAACAGTGCAGTGACTCTGAAGATGACTTGGGTGTGCTTGTTTATCAGATTCTCTTGGTCTGCTAGTGACAGTCACCATTTTTCatagcctggtccacatagcaatttccaggacTGCCAGTGATACAGAGAAAGACCCTGccatacaaagaaaaacaaaacttaacaaTAAAGAAGAAACCTTAATAGGGAAAAGATAGGAGTAGATGCTCAACTAAAGAAAAGAGAGTGTCTGGGAAGAAGATTGAAGGGATAAAGGGCCCCTTGCATtactggggacctgagttcaaatcccagaacccatgcaaagccAGACTGGCCAGCATAGGTCCATAATCCCCGTGCTCCTGtccagagatgagagagagaggtgaatatCCAGAAGTCTGTCTGGAGTCCAGTGTCAGATGAccagagagacctgtctcagacAAGGTAGGTGAGGAGTGACACCCgagattgtcctttgacctccatgtgcacactGGGATTGTGCATGGATGCTCtctcatgtgctcacacacaaaacACCAGACAAGTAAAAAGGACAGGAGTGTCAATCGGTACAAACGGAAATCAGGAACAGCATTAGTTCATAGGGAGATACAAATGACGGCACGACCAATGAGAGTGGCGAATACTGAGAAGACAGACTGAACAGAGCAAGTGTTCGTGAGCATGCTGAGGAACCCAGAGTCTAACTGCTGGTAGCAGAGTCACACAGACAGGACACAGTGTATCAGATAAACATGCAAGTAGACTATGACTATAGAGTGCCGTGTTCACTGGTTTCCTGATGTGACAGATTGTAATGCTTCCTAAGGAAGGGCGACCACCCCTTAGAGAGACCAAAAGGCCTCACCAGGATCACAGCTCTCATGTGCAAACCAGTGACTCCCCAGTGCACAGACTGGCTTCAGCTTTGGGAACCCAAGCCAGTGTTTTTTTCCACACCAACTCCTCAGCACCAGGAATGACTAAAATCTGAAACCTGACAGGATTATTCAAACCAGGAAGTCCTACAAGTGTTTCATCAGTCTGTGGAGTCTCCAATCAAAAGATGAGGTCCACCAGTCCGTCCGTGTCCGTCCATTTCTCCCCCTCCCTGTGGCCTGGCCTTGAAGCTTCGTGGATGGGAACAACACAGATACAGTGGCTTGGGTACCTGCCTCTCTGGTGTCCCTATTTTCTGGTCTCCCTCCTTCTACAGGGGACATACCAAGATCATTGTGGatagctgcagagatggctcagagattaagagcactggctgctcttccagaggttctgagttcaattcccagcaaccacatggtggctcacagccttctgtaTTGAGGTtaggtgccttcttctggcatgcagagagaatactgtatacataataaagaaaccttttttttttttaagagagagattTCTGTGGAAAGCACTGCAGCCAACTTCAGAAATgtagaaagattttatttcagaTAGTCTCCAATGCTATAAAATTAGAAGACACCAGATTTTTCTGTCCTGGGAAATTTGCTCACCCAATGACATTGGAGTTCATATTATTCCCTTACTTGAATTCGGATGCCAGTAGTGTGACCCTTTCAaaacctggcaacctgagttcaatcttcgGGACCTGTATGGTAGAAGGAGAGTGAGTATCtttgagagagagatagagagagagaataaaattttTGTGGTgactgtggtggcacaggcctttaatcccagccttgagagtctgaggcaggtggatctctgagttcaaggccagcctggtctacaaagtgagtttcaggacagccagggctgtaacatagagaatccctgtcttgaaaagcaacaaataaacaacaaacaacataatAATTGTTAAAGACAGTTGTATTGCATCAGGTATGTTTggttaacaaagaaaagaaatttccagGTAGGATCATTGTTGATAGATATTCTGGCTTCTCCCTTTCCCTGAGTCCTGGGCAACCTGGCCCTGTTCCTGCTCCcgactcctctccttcttccaccCTGGTGGTTTCTCCTCAGCATCCTCCTGTCACTCTGTGATAGCCCTCTCCTTGGCCTGAGCCTCCTCCTTAGGGAAACTTTCCCTATAAACTCTATGTTGGTTTGTTGAGTTTGGTGGATCGTGTTCCATTGTCCAaagctgcagcaaagaacaacAATCATGATGGAAAAGATTGAGGAGAATGGAGTTTTATTTGAGCAGATGGAGACTCCAGCTTTTAGGCATCCCAGGTTTCCATAGAAACCATGTCTGCATGACTGTGTGCAGGTCATCAGACAACTCTGTTTTATCCATATAATGTGTCTTATTGGGATCATGAAATACAGTCAACCATCctcaaaaagattttatttatttgtattttaggtgtagttttgccttcatgtgtgtttatgtctgaCGGTCAGaaaaaggtatcagatcccctggaactgttgtgagctgctgtgtgcgtgctgggaaccaactacctgttctctggaagagcaaccaatgcttttaaccactgaaccatttctgtATCCCAGGGTACTTTCTTCATTAGAAAGTGCCTCTGTGTTTACTAGCAGTTGTGGGGGGAAAAACTACATCAGGTGAAAATATCTTAGAAAATCAACTGTGAAATACAAGGTAACTAGAAGCACAATTATTCAATTATACACAATACAATCCTGAGACAATTTTATTGGTGAGATATatacaggctccaaggctacacagagaaaccctgttataATAAATGTTTCTGCCAAAAACCGCCGAGCCCCATTGCCACGTGTgaactttacgccagccgccctcccgagttagggcccaaatgaatacacagaaacttgtattaggttcaaatgctgcttggccaatgactaggatttctcatctgttagctcagtcttaattatcataaatctatatatgttataagacttaccttatagaggatgccttttgctggcactctctcttgccggtggctcacatcccgccactggaggaggagaaggggaaaggggacacttcctgattttcctttcttaaatatgagtcttcttgctatgtcacttcctgcctggatcaccactgctctactacatttcccagaatcctctttgactcctagttctgtctaacttgctgtctcattggccaaacagcattttatttatcatccagtaagacaaacacacagaagcacttccacatcaaaaccctgtctcgaaaaaccaaagaagaagaagaaggaggaggaggaggaggaggaggagggggaggaggaaaagaagaagaagaagaagaagaagaagaagaagaagaagaagaagaagaagaagaagaagaagaagctagaATCTCCTTGTTTTAGGGCTCTGATTcatgaaaaaagagagagaagatgtTGACATAAGAAACTTAACTACCTTAAAGGTTTTGACACTTGAGAAAAACAAGAATAGCGACTGAGCTGGGCATGTTGCCATGGCatcatggtggcccacacctttaattctaggactcaggaggcagaagcaggcagagctctgtgagtttggggccagccaggtgtacaaagtaagttccaggacacccagagctgttacacacacacacacacacacacacacacacacacacacacacacacagagagagagagagagagagagagagagagagagagagagagacagaatcaaGAGAACATCCCCATGGAGAATTGAGAGGGGAggaagccgggtgtggtggctcagccacttggaggcagaggcaagtgggttcaagatcagcctacaaagcaagttctacaACAGCCAAAGatattatacagagaaagcctgtttggATAAAagcacagcaaacaaacaaacagagaataTCCCAACAAAGTTGACAGAATTCTTAACACAGAAAATTGGTGGAGTCCTAGGTGTTGTCATCGCCAGGGTTACATAAAGATCCAATGAGATCAATGTCATTGCTTATGTTATGTTTGAACTGAGAGAAAACAGAGTTCATATACATGAGGTAAATAGTAACCTGCAATATACTGTATATAGTTATAGTgtgaaaaaggagaaatttgAAGCTGAAGAAGcggctccatggttaagaatgttgctactcttgcaaaagactggagtttggttcccggCACCCTCCTTGGGCAGCTTACAATCACTACGTGGGATATGATACCCACTTCTGGCCCCTCAGGGGACCTACTCAGGTACACAACCCTCCACTCCGTATAGATGTAATTAACAGCGAGACAAAACctttagataaaaaagaaattttgagCTGATTTTCTGAGTTTCAGGTTTAAAGAAAAACTGATCTTTCTTCCCAGAGCCAGATCCCATGAATATCCGTGTGTCTTCTGACTCCTCTTGTTGGTTGGCTTTCACAAAGATCTCCAAAATCAATCTTCACAAAATTCCTAATCAATCTTAGCTCCGATAGCACTGTCTTAACTATGGCGACTTACTCTGAATGGCCATACTGCAAGTCAGTTCCGAGTgccaatcttttattttattttattttattttatttggtttttcaagacagggtttctctgtgtagctttggagcctgtcctggcactcgctctagagaccaggctggccttgaactcacagtgatccacctgcctctgcttccagagagtgctgggattaaaggcgtgcgccaccaacgcctggcccaagTTGCCATCTTATGCCTTGGAGACCCTTGTCCCCTCATAGCATCTGTTGAGCTCTCATGAAGCAAGCTGAGGTGTGTGGTAAACGTGTGtggaaacacacaaaaagatgTGTTCAGACAGAGCTGCAGTGTGCATTGCATGGGCCTTTTACCGTGGTTCAGATGTGGGTTTTTCCCACATGAGAGTAGATAAATTCACACCTTACCCTTAAGTGATACTCTTCAAATGTAGTTACATGTAATAGtttcctcccccccacacacataacaattttattgattatttgggaatttcacaaaaTGAGTCCCATCCCAGTCTTCCCAAGTCTGCCCCCTCACTCTTTTgagccccccaaaaaagaagaagagcaacaaaaaatgtaacatgaaaaataaatggccCAGGgactggtattggggttcaaacttcaagctgaatatcagtcaagcaaagcagccggccgctagcttcttacctctacgtCAGGCTCAATGGGCTGATCCCGTCTCCATGAGCtctaccaagcctcagactgtagcctctcctcagtgtggctggagactgaatgcctcctccaatcttcagtgtggctggagaatgaatgcctgatactgaatagtgaagaccctgcttctatcttttatacccctgtagtgctgggattcaagacatgtgatctgttactctgtTATTCTATCTCACGAATCCCTGGGTGAccttcaactcagagagatccttctacttcttaatcctgagtcctaggattacaggtgtgcaccaccacctcctagattcttgctgctgggattaagcatgtgtgcctggcttctgtggcttgtggctgactttgcttttctggatcctcaggcaagctttaataaatcatcaaTAATATGTCACTACAAAagcaagtccaatttgtgttgcccagtGGATACTCACTGGCCAAACTTCCAGTGggcagccccttaaagaaaactgagtctggggccggagagacggctcagcagttgggagtacctgctac
It contains:
- the LOC113837341 gene encoding androgen-binding protein homolog translates to MKGTLLLLALLVTGELGFQTTKACGPYFELYTTMVTGDKGVNNALISKFDPTAQERVAYDKLQECYNELGLKGKALDGAVLHEVTVQSPCKEYYAEDTVHKFVEFISNFASLVQ